From the unidentified bacterial endosymbiont genome, one window contains:
- a CDS encoding transcriptional regulator has protein sequence MQREDVLGQALQLLEIQGIASTTLEMVADRIDYPLDDLTRFWPDREALLYDALRYLSQQVDTWRRQLMLNEELSAEQKLLARYTALTECVSNNRYPGCLFIAACSFYPDPDHPIHQLAEQQKRAAHDFTHRLLTTLEVDDPAMVAKQMELVLEGCLSRMLVNRSQADVDTAHRLAEDILRFAQCRMGGALT, from the coding sequence GTGCAACGCGAAGACGTACTGGGACAAGCCCTGCAATTACTTGAGATTCAAGGGATCGCCAGCACCACGCTTGAGATGGTAGCCGACCGTATCGATTACCCGCTGGACGACCTTACGCGCTTCTGGCCCGATAGAGAGGCGCTGCTTTATGATGCCCTGCGCTATCTTAGCCAGCAGGTTGATACCTGGCGCAGGCAACTTATGCTCAATGAAGAGCTGAGCGCGGAGCAAAAACTGCTTGCGCGCTATACCGCCCTGACCGAATGCGTCAGTAACAATCGTTATCCAGGCTGTCTGTTTATCGCCGCCTGTTCGTTCTACCCTGATCCCGACCATCCGATCCATCAACTGGCAGAGCAGCAAAAACGTGCGGCGCATGATTTTACCCACAGGCTACTGACCACCCTGGAAGTGGATGATCCAGCCATGGTCGCTAAGCAGATGGAACTGGTGCTGGAAGGCTGCCTGAGCCGCATGCTGGTAAACCGTAGTCAGGCCGACGTGGATACCGCCCACCGCCTGGCGGAAGACATTTTGCGTTTTGCTCAGTGCCGTATGGGTGGGGCGTTAACGTAA
- a CDS encoding tyrosine-type recombinase/integrase: protein MALTDAKIRAAKPDEKPYKLADSGNMFLLVHPNGSRYWRLRYRFLGKEKTLALGVYPEVSLSEAREKRDTARKLIAEGTDPCEQKRIKKSVPETAQTFEGIARQWHKSNKKWSASHSEKILKSLETHVFPFIGSRDITTLRTPDLLVPVKAAEAKEIYEIAARLQQRITAIMRYAAQSGIITYNPAVDMAGALTTVKRQHRPALALNRIPELLGRLHAYRGQPLTRLATRLTLLIFIRSSELRFARWSEIDFEKAMWTIPPERKTIEGVKYSHRGSKMRTEHLVPLSRQALDILKQIQAISGEHELIFTGDHNPWKPMSENTVNNALRLMGYDTKVDVCGHGFRAMACSSLIESGLWSRDAVERQMSHQERNGVRAAYTHKAEFLDANDEKSVSPFDFAKLH from the coding sequence ATGGCGCTCACTGACGCTAAAATCCGCGCAGCTAAACCGGATGAAAAACCTTATAAACTTGCCGATAGCGGTAACATGTTTTTGCTTGTTCATCCTAATGGCTCACGCTACTGGCGACTCCGCTACCGGTTTCTGGGCAAAGAGAAAACGCTCGCTCTGGGGGTCTATCCTGAAGTCTCGTTATCAGAAGCAAGGGAAAAACGCGATACGGCGAGAAAGCTGATAGCTGAGGGAACTGACCCGTGCGAACAGAAACGGATAAAAAAGTCAGTCCCAGAAACAGCTCAGACATTTGAAGGCATCGCAAGACAGTGGCATAAGAGCAACAAAAAATGGTCAGCCTCACATAGTGAGAAGATACTGAAAAGCCTCGAAACTCATGTGTTTCCCTTTATTGGCTCACGTGACATTACCACCCTCAGAACTCCCGATTTACTTGTTCCAGTAAAGGCAGCCGAAGCCAAAGAGATCTATGAGATTGCAGCGCGCCTTCAGCAGCGTATCACTGCAATCATGCGCTATGCTGCCCAGTCAGGTATTATCACCTATAACCCTGCCGTGGATATGGCTGGCGCGTTAACTACGGTGAAACGCCAGCACCGCCCCGCTCTTGCACTGAATCGCATTCCAGAGCTTCTTGGACGCCTGCATGCCTACAGAGGCCAGCCTCTTACCCGACTGGCCACCAGACTCACCCTGCTTATCTTCATCCGTTCCAGTGAACTACGCTTTGCCCGGTGGTCTGAGATCGACTTCGAAAAAGCCATGTGGACCATTCCTCCTGAGCGAAAAACCATTGAGGGGGTCAAGTATTCTCATCGTGGCTCAAAAATGCGTACAGAGCATCTGGTGCCGCTCTCCCGCCAGGCTCTAGATATTCTGAAGCAAATTCAGGCTATCAGTGGTGAGCATGAACTTATCTTCACTGGCGACCACAATCCGTGGAAACCCATGAGTGAAAATACGGTGAATAACGCACTACGCCTGATGGGCTACGATACAAAAGTCGATGTCTGTGGTCACGGTTTCAGGGCAATGGCTTGTAGCTCATTGATTGAATCAGGTCTTTGGTCGAGGGATGCTGTTGAGCGCCAGATGAGCCATCAGGAACGTAATGGTGTCCGCGCAGCTTACACTCATAAAGCGGAGTTTCTTGATGCAAATGATGAGAAATCAGTAAGCCCCTTTGACTTTGCGAAACTTCACTAA
- a CDS encoding AAA family ATPase, whose translation MKWQISRIEVSSFKAFKNILLDLGGASLLTLDGPNGYGKTSIFDAIELLLTGQINRIQNLFNTLLTRNKRDYADNLFWNSRSGDNDLCIKIEFINDGRKLVLARHCPAAIFKKPANNRADKYGNFRLYELPEFESSDFTKNNLRDNNFLDEIFGKNFRENFSFLNYLEQGQNRLLHTRVDERKEKLGNLFNISDVEAEIENCNTIYTKLTRYINNPERTAKAVTLKEEIATLRDSLQAEAVIIEYKKLSTTDVQPGWDKEILFSSYSAVDHAAYQESVRKIIALLPLKATIKTRVHNETIDAAIERNEESLRSLARFGKDLGKLDGLEAIKQEIDELERSANIIKRGAKVIKVEEARSLPNWEDGRLEWFELQIQSRNRLVEKSSTNANVVAELEHLKKQLLEEHKKSYPDDKMCPLCGADWEDHKSMVDAIEAKNKQISDSLGQDGKGLVILIAAMDAELKLINTHIQDRLKLLTPTFEPNLHVALSRIKLRLPAIIQLLEKLQSEHIQFTYAFTEIDDVVDERFEKLKEILRNKKQVEADALALPEDWRETTNRAFKDLQDFYIVTAEDLKDKEKYISIKANEAQHSRLQTCITDLKVIEKETKAAQKAQDKVEKLRSTLKKTEQSYTDQTISAIEFIFHIYSGRLIQNYQRGLGLFIESREGTQLRFLTAEKSEHDAVMSMSSGQVSALSLAFFLSLNKVYSQVPLILIDDPSQSLDEVNVASLTDLLRCELKHCQLVVSSHEDDISAYMRYRFDRAGLTTSSLNMQLLAKEAS comes from the coding sequence ATGAAATGGCAAATATCCAGGATTGAAGTCTCTAGTTTCAAAGCATTCAAGAATATTTTATTGGACCTTGGCGGGGCGTCCTTGCTAACTCTTGACGGCCCAAACGGTTATGGCAAAACAAGCATTTTCGACGCAATCGAACTGCTGCTTACCGGCCAGATCAATCGAATACAAAATCTATTCAATACATTATTAACCAGGAACAAGAGAGACTATGCAGACAATCTCTTCTGGAACAGTCGCTCTGGCGATAACGATCTCTGCATCAAGATTGAATTCATTAATGATGGTCGCAAACTTGTTTTAGCCAGACATTGCCCTGCGGCGATATTCAAAAAACCAGCAAACAATCGTGCAGACAAATATGGGAACTTCAGGCTTTATGAGCTACCAGAATTTGAATCATCTGATTTCACCAAGAACAATCTGCGCGACAACAACTTCCTGGACGAAATTTTCGGAAAAAATTTCAGGGAAAACTTCTCTTTCCTTAACTATCTCGAGCAAGGACAAAACCGACTGTTACACACTCGGGTAGACGAACGTAAGGAGAAACTTGGAAACCTCTTTAATATCAGCGATGTTGAAGCTGAGATCGAAAACTGCAACACTATATACACTAAACTTACAAGGTACATCAACAATCCGGAACGCACGGCAAAAGCTGTAACACTTAAAGAAGAGATAGCCACCCTAAGAGACTCTTTGCAGGCAGAGGCTGTGATCATTGAGTACAAAAAGCTCTCGACGACTGATGTTCAACCTGGATGGGACAAGGAGATACTGTTCTCATCGTATTCTGCGGTAGACCATGCAGCCTACCAGGAATCAGTTCGTAAGATTATTGCCCTTCTGCCACTCAAAGCCACGATAAAAACCAGGGTTCACAACGAGACAATCGATGCTGCCATCGAGCGTAACGAGGAATCACTGAGAAGCCTGGCTCGGTTCGGTAAAGACCTTGGTAAGCTTGATGGGCTTGAAGCTATCAAGCAGGAGATTGATGAATTAGAGCGCTCAGCAAACATCATCAAACGCGGTGCTAAGGTCATCAAGGTCGAAGAAGCCCGATCACTACCAAACTGGGAAGATGGGCGCCTTGAGTGGTTTGAGTTACAAATTCAATCTCGAAACAGACTAGTAGAAAAAAGCAGCACCAATGCGAACGTCGTAGCCGAATTGGAACATCTGAAAAAGCAACTGCTTGAGGAACATAAAAAGTCCTATCCCGACGATAAGATGTGCCCCCTCTGTGGCGCTGACTGGGAAGATCACAAATCAATGGTAGATGCCATTGAAGCAAAAAATAAGCAGATCTCTGATTCGCTAGGGCAGGACGGTAAAGGCTTAGTTATCCTTATCGCTGCTATGGACGCTGAGCTGAAACTCATCAACACCCACATACAAGACCGCCTGAAACTTCTTACGCCTACCTTTGAACCAAATCTTCATGTAGCGCTGAGCAGAATTAAGCTTCGGCTCCCGGCAATTATCCAGCTACTGGAGAAGCTGCAAAGTGAACATATTCAATTTACTTACGCATTCACGGAAATTGATGACGTAGTAGATGAGCGATTTGAAAAGCTTAAGGAGATTCTAAGAAATAAAAAACAGGTTGAAGCTGATGCCTTAGCGCTGCCGGAGGACTGGCGAGAAACCACAAACCGCGCTTTCAAAGACCTACAGGACTTCTATATAGTCACGGCTGAAGACCTGAAGGACAAAGAGAAGTACATATCGATTAAAGCTAATGAGGCTCAACATTCCAGGCTCCAAACCTGTATTACCGATCTTAAAGTTATCGAAAAAGAAACTAAGGCAGCCCAAAAAGCACAAGATAAAGTCGAAAAGCTCCGCAGTACACTGAAGAAGACAGAGCAAAGTTATACCGACCAGACAATTTCGGCTATTGAGTTCATATTCCACATCTACAGTGGCCGTCTGATCCAAAACTACCAGCGTGGCCTGGGCCTGTTTATCGAGAGCCGAGAAGGTACGCAATTGAGATTCCTGACTGCGGAGAAGTCTGAACACGACGCAGTTATGTCCATGAGCTCTGGCCAAGTGTCCGCCCTTAGCCTTGCCTTCTTCCTCTCGCTCAACAAAGTCTATTCGCAGGTGCCTCTAATCCTGATTGATGACCCGTCGCAATCCCTGGATGAAGTCAACGTTGCATCCCTGACCGATCTACTCCGTTGTGAGCTCAAGCATTGCCAATTGGTTGTCTCCTCCCATGAGGACGATATCTCGGCTTATATGCGCTACCGGTTCGACAGAGCGGGTTTGACAACAAGCTCACTCAACATGCAGCTCTTGGCAAAAGAAGCTTCGTAA
- a CDS encoding ABC-three component system middle component 1 has protein sequence MIKQLINEALLAHDFVSKLDMDNTSFYIRESGSAIRFAVLHNLDDLLDPAELNNRINQLAPDEFLRNPSFKKNCDLICIHRLDVLARFKDHEEEIFAIEEDPHFYKKYVLYYSVAEESVLANFTYDKLLTVIADQKEFLEYKENPLVATQYSFAAKTFIKLPFLELPSHQGNLVSLRLQAAEAVAETDLNDIYSTIQQVTDKNAGDFIKEMIRNEMANIQD, from the coding sequence ATGATAAAACAACTAATTAATGAAGCACTTCTGGCCCATGACTTTGTCAGTAAACTCGACATGGACAACACAAGCTTTTATATTCGCGAGTCTGGATCTGCGATCAGGTTCGCAGTCCTACATAATCTTGACGATCTCCTGGATCCGGCCGAACTAAATAACAGAATCAATCAACTTGCTCCTGACGAATTTCTCAGAAACCCAAGCTTTAAGAAAAACTGCGACTTGATTTGTATTCATCGCCTTGATGTTCTGGCCAGGTTTAAGGATCACGAAGAAGAAATCTTCGCAATTGAGGAAGATCCGCACTTTTATAAAAAATATGTCCTCTATTACAGTGTTGCGGAAGAAAGCGTGCTCGCTAATTTTACCTATGACAAACTGTTAACGGTGATTGCTGACCAAAAGGAATTTCTTGAATATAAAGAAAACCCTCTTGTCGCCACACAATACAGTTTCGCTGCGAAGACCTTTATCAAGCTTCCATTCTTAGAACTACCTAGTCATCAAGGGAACCTTGTGTCCTTGAGGTTGCAAGCTGCTGAAGCTGTAGCTGAAACCGACCTGAACGATATATATTCGACTATCCAGCAAGTCACAGACAAAAACGCTGGCGACTTTATCAAGGAAATGATTCGTAATGAAATGGCAAATATCCAGGATTGA
- a CDS encoding ABC-three component system protein, protein MLWKQTVTIAQTIKGHSLDSSDDFAIYKNGKLHTAHQVKAKISKYRSGYIKALEQSTLIEHDKIKGTTRYFHVSVPLDETGDHRGTSGETVKFYRYGDNYHCGLDEIEGLTKELIKKLCEKQSIIVSDNLINFNYCLLSEKISTKAIYNHKLNQVDGISEDKAAYEGRIKARRILTELLTENPYQNRDYYAVELKARLQTHLEERLDQMLPTMSDATYERARLLSEHIRKTHIKELKILCQMMKPSERFQDVQKNDIRRYTKLIQAISMEPIFNHLPHYLDSVNRFYVPTALDVDESEECEFDMIREMKNNGDLLRLLFEYNHLIASKAETSFTFNTKFTSSDDFDNKQTTEKFESNITKSLCISVITKDDAEERLNDKTTN, encoded by the coding sequence ATGTTGTGGAAACAGACAGTTACTATAGCTCAAACGATTAAGGGACACAGCCTAGACAGCAGTGACGACTTCGCTATTTATAAAAACGGAAAACTACACACCGCCCATCAAGTCAAAGCTAAGATAAGTAAATATCGAAGTGGTTATATCAAGGCGCTGGAACAGTCAACTTTAATCGAACACGATAAAATCAAGGGGACAACGCGTTACTTCCATGTGTCTGTCCCGCTAGATGAGACAGGCGATCACAGAGGCACTAGCGGAGAAACAGTAAAATTCTATCGCTATGGAGACAACTATCATTGTGGTTTGGATGAGATTGAAGGACTGACCAAAGAACTCATAAAAAAATTATGTGAAAAACAGTCAATCATTGTCAGCGATAACCTTATAAATTTTAACTACTGCTTACTGTCAGAAAAAATTAGCACCAAGGCAATATATAACCATAAATTGAATCAAGTTGACGGGATCTCAGAAGACAAAGCCGCATACGAGGGGCGTATCAAGGCTAGGCGTATTTTAACTGAACTGCTGACCGAAAACCCCTACCAGAATAGGGATTACTATGCAGTTGAATTAAAGGCCAGGCTCCAAACCCATTTAGAAGAAAGATTGGATCAGATGCTACCAACAATGAGTGATGCCACTTATGAGAGAGCCAGACTTCTGAGTGAGCATATTCGCAAAACGCATATCAAAGAATTAAAAATCCTTTGCCAGATGATGAAACCATCCGAGCGGTTTCAAGACGTTCAGAAGAACGACATCAGGCGATACACCAAGCTGATACAGGCTATTTCGATGGAACCTATATTCAACCATCTTCCGCACTATCTTGACAGCGTAAATCGGTTCTACGTACCTACCGCTCTTGACGTGGATGAAAGCGAAGAGTGTGAGTTTGACATGATCCGTGAAATGAAAAACAACGGAGATCTGCTGAGACTGCTTTTTGAGTACAACCATTTAATCGCCAGTAAAGCGGAAACCTCATTCACTTTTAATACAAAATTCACGAGCTCGGATGACTTTGACAACAAGCAAACCACTGAAAAGTTTGAGAGCAACATCACCAAGTCGCTATGCATTAGTGTCATAACAAAAGACGACGCGGAGGAACGACTGAATGATAAAACAACTAATTAA
- a CDS encoding IS5 family transposase (programmed frameshift) → MARYDLPDEAWIIIQPLLPAEPVSPRAGRPWAEHRKIINGMFWVLCSGAPWRDLPERYGPWKTVYNRFNRWSKSGVINIIFNRLLSLLDASNLVDWSATALDGSNIRALKCAAGAPKKHPDIAGDNGLGRSRGGFGTKIHLATDGNGLPLNIVLSPGQAHESQFAQRLLDGIGVQRQNGSMKRRGHAVLADKAYSGHALRNELKSKGIKAVIPRKSNEKMALDGRSQLDRNAYRNRNVVERCFGRLKEYRRIATRYDKTARNYLAMVKLGCIRLFYQRLYN, encoded by the exons ATGGCTCGCTACGACCTTCCTGATGAAGCATGGATTATCATCCAGCCTTTATTGCCTGCTGAACCCGTATCTCCACGGGCCGGACGCCCATGGGCTGAGCATCGTAAAATTATCAACGGTATGTTCTGGGTGTTGTGTTCCGGGGCTCCGTGGCGTGATTTACCTGAACGATATGGACCATGGAAAACGGTTTATAACCGCTTTAACCGGTGGTCAAAATCAGGTGTTATTAACATTATTTTCAACAGGTTGCTTTCGCTACTTGATGCCAGCAATCTTGTTGACTGGTCTGCTACGGCGCTGGATGGCAGCAATATCCGGGCGTTGAAATGTGCTGCCGGGGCTC CAAAAAAACATCCCGATATCGCCGGAGATAATGGGCTGGGTCGCTCTCGCGGTGGTTTTGGCACCAAAATCCATCTGGCGACAGACGGAAACGGTCTTCCGTTAAACATAGTGCTGAGTCCCGGACAGGCTCACGAAAGCCAGTTCGCGCAACGTCTTCTCGACGGTATTGGTGTTCAGCGCCAGAACGGCAGCATGAAACGCCGTGGCCATGCGGTACTGGCCGACAAAGCGTACTCCGGGCATGCGTTACGCAACGAACTGAAAAGCAAAGGTATAAAAGCAGTCATTCCCCGAAAATCAAATGAGAAAATGGCATTGGATGGGCGTTCACAGCTCGATCGTAATGCGTACCGCAATCGCAACGTTGTTGAGCGATGTTTTGGTCGCCTGAAAGAATACCGTCGCATAGCGACGCGTTACGACAAAACGGCGAGAAATTATCTGGCGATGGTGAAGCTGGGCTGCATCCGGCTCTTTTATCAACGACTATATAATTAA
- a CDS encoding family 16 glycosylhydrolase, which yields MNLQDASGVLRKVLFKISRVIISIFPGRRIPVFGSGPEMIGSIVVINLDRQPGRWRRLSRELKRFRTYDGFPLASIIQRFSAVDARDGRASAATADVDSVYCIGDQLYVQPDARLEAHFSNDEPIKMTRQEIAVARSHVEVWKAIAAGDKEYVLVLEDDVWFRLGAVAAITRGWRAAIRECSEDHGPHLLYLSYEDAGGTAERMNCCGDLFRPVRGLWFLSGYVLSRDGAAALLRAMPVVGPVDLWMNYRFNELGALALSKPAILQRQDGASDNAYSVLPYLARAGIVDAGTGLMAPDQIDSCSVMAWTAGGQREGLAMALAMLGLRVCVFDADEEEIQPQELLNLFTVFDVLLDVPLNPETFNTVLARTEIKFIVEAGTEQRFKFELKSLPSLRSAFLSDLKSDFQMWDPLCTLLNLSRPAQGYPIGAPRGSRLFRWDRLCNLSHQDQFESPETCFLLDVSPWVLPPQYGWRPAHLSGNEMHPVGNCLLCTDMATETPSFIGLVETFPGNMASFSKENLVCDEDGTHLTISAIPTGNRPYRAGAFASKQSFEYGRFEAEIKAARGSGLVTGFFLHRDSPRQEIDIEIAGDAPESMLVNVYFNPGDEGATLGYGYRGSPYRVELGFDASLDFHRYTIDWRPDRIVWSVDGRVVHERASWDPTPVPHLAMRLHANLWAPRSEELAGRIDIQALPATTTFKNIKLWE from the coding sequence ATGAACCTTCAGGATGCTTCAGGTGTTTTGCGCAAGGTATTATTCAAAATCTCACGTGTAATAATAAGTATCTTTCCTGGTCGTAGGATCCCCGTTTTCGGTTCAGGTCCCGAAATGATCGGTTCAATTGTTGTTATTAATCTCGATCGTCAACCCGGCAGGTGGCGGAGGTTGAGCAGAGAGCTCAAAAGATTCCGGACTTATGATGGTTTTCCACTAGCCTCTATCATACAGCGGTTTTCTGCCGTGGATGCCAGGGATGGTCGCGCGAGTGCCGCAACGGCTGATGTTGATTCGGTCTACTGTATTGGTGATCAGCTTTATGTCCAGCCGGATGCAAGGCTGGAGGCACATTTCAGCAATGATGAACCCATCAAAATGACCAGGCAGGAGATTGCTGTTGCAAGGTCACATGTGGAGGTATGGAAGGCTATTGCTGCCGGGGATAAGGAATATGTTCTTGTCCTTGAAGACGATGTATGGTTTCGGTTGGGGGCTGTTGCGGCTATCACAAGAGGCTGGCGGGCCGCTATACGAGAGTGTTCAGAGGATCACGGGCCGCATTTACTGTATCTGTCTTATGAAGATGCAGGGGGAACAGCTGAACGTATGAATTGCTGTGGTGACCTCTTCAGGCCCGTAAGAGGACTGTGGTTTCTTTCTGGCTATGTGTTATCACGCGATGGAGCGGCAGCTCTGTTGCGGGCAATGCCCGTGGTTGGTCCAGTGGATCTCTGGATGAACTACCGCTTTAATGAACTTGGCGCGCTTGCGCTCTCAAAGCCAGCTATTTTGCAACGACAGGATGGTGCTTCCGATAACGCTTATTCCGTACTTCCTTACCTGGCCCGCGCAGGGATTGTTGATGCCGGTACGGGATTGATGGCTCCGGATCAAATTGACTCATGTTCAGTGATGGCCTGGACTGCTGGTGGTCAACGAGAGGGGCTGGCGATGGCGCTGGCTATGCTGGGGCTGCGGGTTTGTGTATTCGATGCTGATGAAGAGGAAATCCAGCCCCAGGAATTGCTGAATCTTTTTACGGTATTTGATGTTCTTCTTGATGTTCCACTCAATCCTGAAACTTTTAATACTGTGCTTGCAAGGACCGAAATAAAATTCATTGTGGAGGCGGGGACTGAACAGAGGTTTAAATTTGAACTGAAGTCTTTACCTTCATTACGCTCGGCATTCTTATCGGACCTTAAGTCTGATTTTCAAATGTGGGATCCGCTTTGTACCCTGCTCAATCTTTCGAGGCCTGCACAGGGGTACCCTATTGGTGCACCGCGTGGATCCCGATTATTCAGGTGGGATCGGCTCTGTAATTTATCTCATCAGGATCAATTTGAGTCACCTGAAACATGTTTTTTACTGGATGTTTCACCCTGGGTACTACCTCCTCAATATGGGTGGCGACCAGCACACCTCTCAGGTAATGAGATGCATCCTGTGGGCAATTGTCTTTTATGTACAGATATGGCGACTGAAACGCCATCCTTCATTGGGCTTGTCGAAACTTTTCCTGGCAATATGGCTTCGTTTTCTAAAGAAAACCTGGTCTGCGATGAGGACGGTACGCATCTAACTATCAGTGCAATACCTACCGGCAACAGGCCGTACCGTGCGGGAGCCTTCGCATCAAAACAATCTTTTGAATACGGGCGGTTTGAGGCAGAAATTAAAGCTGCTCGCGGTTCTGGTCTGGTCACCGGCTTCTTTCTGCATCGTGATTCACCAAGGCAGGAGATAGATATTGAAATAGCGGGTGATGCTCCTGAGAGCATGTTAGTGAATGTCTATTTCAATCCTGGCGACGAAGGAGCAACTTTAGGTTATGGATACAGAGGGTCCCCATATCGTGTAGAACTTGGTTTCGATGCCTCTCTGGATTTTCATCGCTATACCATTGACTGGCGACCAGACCGGATCGTCTGGTCTGTAGATGGGAGAGTTGTGCACGAGCGCGCCAGTTGGGATCCCACACCAGTTCCGCATCTTGCAATGCGTTTACATGCAAATCTCTGGGCTCCTCGCTCGGAAGAACTTGCCGGGAGAATTGATATTCAGGCTTTGCCAGCAACGACAACCTTTAAAAATATAAAGTTGTGGGAATGA
- a CDS encoding glycosyltransferase, with protein sequence MLFTKVDLIGGSMNSYRTGFEEDDDLRSSFIRDLTLQQLEHPASLHTDNQELSPLIPRKLIRYWHDQHNVPEDVMVCLRSWDRLLDDGFECSMFNDESAMAYIAERFGAKECKAFSLCYHPAMRCDYLRMCVLLAEGGLYVDADDVLLGDNWKYLFHDGTLKVQPLCYDIQSSSMVPAVDIWRSDLPTTERIFYINNDPIVAPAGHPVLQSALIRATETLLSDVHSPEIQSTTGPGNFTAALAAHAHKLIREGKSFDFELLRDWEKIAETRWDLSYRNDERNWRNMGSA encoded by the coding sequence ATGCTGTTCACAAAAGTTGATTTAATAGGGGGGAGTATGAATTCATATCGAACGGGTTTTGAAGAGGATGACGACTTACGCTCTTCATTCATCCGGGATCTTACGCTGCAGCAACTGGAACATCCTGCTTCATTACATACTGATAATCAGGAGTTATCGCCCCTTATTCCCAGGAAACTGATTCGCTACTGGCATGACCAGCACAATGTACCGGAAGACGTTATGGTTTGTCTCAGAAGCTGGGATCGGCTTCTTGATGATGGTTTTGAATGTAGCATGTTTAACGATGAATCGGCAATGGCATATATTGCCGAACGATTTGGCGCTAAAGAGTGTAAAGCCTTCTCCCTTTGCTATCATCCGGCAATGCGCTGCGACTATTTGCGTATGTGCGTTTTACTTGCTGAGGGGGGATTATACGTTGATGCTGACGATGTTTTACTTGGCGACAACTGGAAGTATCTTTTCCATGATGGGACACTCAAAGTACAACCTTTATGTTACGACATTCAGTCCTCTTCAATGGTGCCTGCTGTGGATATCTGGAGAAGTGATTTACCGACGACTGAGCGCATTTTTTACATTAATAATGACCCTATTGTGGCCCCTGCAGGCCATCCGGTTCTACAGAGTGCGCTTATTAGGGCGACCGAAACGCTACTGAGTGATGTACATTCTCCCGAAATTCAATCAACAACTGGGCCTGGGAACTTCACAGCTGCACTGGCAGCACACGCTCACAAATTGATAAGGGAAGGGAAGTCATTCGATTTCGAATTGTTACGTGATTGGGAAAAGATTGCAGAAACGCGCTGGGATCTGTCCTACCGTAATGATGAACGTAACTGGCGTAATATGGGCTCAGCCTGA